One Vicinamibacteria bacterium genomic window, GAGAAACTGGGCCGGTTCCTCACGGCTCGTGCCGCTCTCGTGAGCGTGGATGCTCACGATGGTGAAGTCGGCGAGTCGCGATGCGTTCCGGATCACGACGCCGATTTCCTCGACGTCTTCGGGCTCGGGCTCGGTCACGATTCGAGGCCGCTCGGCCGCAACATACTTCTCGCGGCGAAACTGGAGGGAATCACCTCGTTCGGGTGGGGCCATCCCTAAATCCGCCATGATCCGACGAAGCGCCTCGAGCTGTTCGCGAGTGACCTCATAGGTGATGCGGTGCCTCAGGGGATTCAATCCCGGCCTCGCGGGCACGTCGTCGCGGGATTTTCCCGCCAGGGCATGCTCGGGAAAAGTCGAGGCGAGGGAAACGAAGGCGATGCGTGCCTTTGCGGTTTCGAGGAATTTCGCCTCCCTGGCTTCGGCGAGGCTTTCTCCGACGCCAGCACCGACGAGGCCGGCCTCGCGTACGTACCTCTCGGTAAGGAGCATCGCGCCGGGACCGTAATCACCGGAGTGGTTGTTCGCGAGCGAGCCGAGGTCGAATCCTGCCCATGCGAGCTCTTTCGCGAGCTCCGGCTGAGCCCGCATATACGTTCCTCCACTCGACGCCATGGGAAACGATTCGTAGTCGTGGAAGAGCATCTCGATATTCGTGAAGGCCAGGTCGGCTCCACGGATGAGATCGATCATCCGCAAAAACTCGGGCTCCTGGTAGACAGAAAGCTTCCTCGTGATGATGGAGTCACCGGTAAGAGCCATCTCGTACCGCTCGACGGGTTGGGCGGAGACCGAGAACGCAAACGACAAGAACACGGCAGCGGCACGGAGTTTCATCATGGGCCTCCCCAGCGTGGGACTATATCGTCCCGTCATCGCGGTTTCAAAAGAGTGCGTTCGTGATCGATGCCTCATGCCCGGGGCGGGATCGAGCAGCCCCTGAGATCACTCCGTCCACTGAGGCTCACCTTCGGGAAGGAGGAGAAGGAATGCGGCGACGGCTTGTTCTACCGCCAATTGATCTTTTCCGTCGAAGGTGACTTTCGTCTCGTATTTGGGATCGTTCCAACGGGGGTAAGAGCCGAGCCGTACCCGGGGATGATCGGCGACGATGCGGTCGAGCAGGGGTTTGAGCACCGCCTCGTCCATCTTGGTGAACACCGCGCGTGACACGAAAGGCGCTTCGCCTGCCAGGTGCTCTCGCACGATGTCGAGCTTCGCGCGAAAGATCTCGGGCAAGCCGGGAAGGATGAAGACGTTTCCGAGGACGATCAAAGGCCACGGCTCTCGAGCGATGAACAACTTGCGCGAGCCTTGGGGCACGTTGGCGAGAATGAGATGGTTTTCGTGGAGACGTTCGCCGTAATGCTCTCGGAGCAATGCTATAAGCTCAGGATCCTGAACGACGGGTACCCCGAAGGCCGCGGCGATTCCCGCGATCGTCTCGTCGTCGTGAGTGGGCCCGACGCCGCCGCTCGTGAACACGTGGTCGAAGCGCTTGGCGAGATAAGCGGTTTCGGCCGCTATCGTGTCGACCTCGTCGGGGATGACGACGATTCTCTCGAGGCTCAGGCCAATGGACTGCAAGGTCCGCGCGAGCTCATAGACGTTGGCCTCGCGGACTTTGCCAGTCAAGATCTCGTTTCCGATGACGAGGAAAGCGGCGGTCATCGGATCGAGAGCTCCCCTCGGCGTCGGAGCAAGGGCGGCGGCGCGCAGAACAGCTCGGTGCCGTCGAAGGCGACCCGGTGGGCGTGAAGCCAGTAGCCCAGGTCGCCTGGAAGCGTAACCTCGCGGGAAAGGGGAATGCCACCCGCGGGATAGAGGCGATCCCCGATCAGAGGGTGACCCATCGCCGCGAGGTGGATGCGAATCTGATGGGTACGGCCCGTCTCGATCGCGACCTCGACTAGCGACGAATTCTCGCGCCTTTCCAGAAGACGTACCCGGGAAACGGCTCTCTTTCCGTCGGGGTGGACCGCCGCTACCGAGCCCAGGAGCGGGTGAGGTGCGGAACCGATGGGCTGGCTGAGGACCGTCTCGCCCGGAGGAGCCGAGCCCTGGACGAGCGCGCGATAACCGCGTTCGACCCCGCCGGCCTGCCACAGGCGGACGAGGTGTCGGCGTTTCCCGGCCTCGATCGAAAAGAGCACGATGCCGGAGGTGCCGCGGCCGAGCCGGTGCAGCGGCGAGGCGGTGGGGAACCTTTCCCGCACCAGGTGAAGGAGGGTCTTTTCGAGAAACCCGCCGCCGGGCATCGTCGGAAGCCCGCGGGGCTTGGCGACTCCCAGGACTTCTCGGTCACGGTGAATCAGCGCGAAGCTTCTCGGTCCCGGGGGCTCTCGCCAGGGAGGTCGATTCCAGTCGAGGACCTCGCCCGCAGACAGCTTGCGCGAGCTCGTCGCCGGGATTCCCTCGACCAGCACCCGCCCGGCCTCGATGCGGCTCCGCCATTGCCGCTCGGACGAATGACGATACCGTTCGCTGAGATATTCGATCAGGCTGCGACCTTCGGCGTGCTGACCGAGTCGCTCTCGGTAGCGATGTCCGCGATTCCACATGCCGACTAGGGTTTACGCCCGATGACGTAGGCGATCCAGGCCTCTTCGTCTCCGCCTCGCTCGACGCGCCGAAAGACCCCGTTTCCTTCT contains:
- a CDS encoding CapA family protein — its product is MMKLRAAAVFLSFAFSVSAQPVERYEMALTGDSIITRKLSVYQEPEFLRMIDLIRGADLAFTNIEMLFHDYESFPMASSGGTYMRAQPELAKELAWAGFDLGSLANNHSGDYGPGAMLLTERYVREAGLVGAGVGESLAEAREAKFLETAKARIAFVSLASTFPEHALAGKSRDDVPARPGLNPLRHRITYEVTREQLEALRRIMADLGMAPPERGDSLQFRREKYVAAERPRIVTEPEPEDVEEIGVVIRNASRLADFTIVSIHAHESGTSREEPAQFLVTFARRMIDEGADVFVGHGPHVLRGIEIYKGKPIFYSLGDFIFQNETLQRLPYENYAGLNLGEDKGLADFNDARYDFDQRGFPANPEIWEAVVASPVFQGEELVELRLHPITLGFGKPRQVRGRPMFADDALSEKIIKDLQERSRPFGTEIDFVDGIGVVRLASRTTN
- a CDS encoding molybdopterin-binding protein; the protein is MTAAFLVIGNEILTGKVREANVYELARTLQSIGLSLERIVVIPDEVDTIAAETAYLAKRFDHVFTSGGVGPTHDDETIAGIAAAFGVPVVQDPELIALLREHYGERLHENHLILANVPQGSRKLFIAREPWPLIVLGNVFILPGLPEIFRAKLDIVREHLAGEAPFVSRAVFTKMDEAVLKPLLDRIVADHPRVRLGSYPRWNDPKYETKVTFDGKDQLAVEQAVAAFLLLLPEGEPQWTE
- a CDS encoding RluA family pseudouridine synthase codes for the protein MWNRGHRYRERLGQHAEGRSLIEYLSERYRHSSERQWRSRIEAGRVLVEGIPATSSRKLSAGEVLDWNRPPWREPPGPRSFALIHRDREVLGVAKPRGLPTMPGGGFLEKTLLHLVRERFPTASPLHRLGRGTSGIVLFSIEAGKRRHLVRLWQAGGVERGYRALVQGSAPPGETVLSQPIGSAPHPLLGSVAAVHPDGKRAVSRVRLLERRENSSLVEVAIETGRTHQIRIHLAAMGHPLIGDRLYPAGGIPLSREVTLPGDLGYWLHAHRVAFDGTELFCAPPPLLRRRGELSIR